The Hyphomicrobium sp. 99 genome contains the following window.
CGCGCCGGGCCTCTATAAAAACGAACGCCGCGCCTTCCTGCCGTATCTGATCGCAACGCCCGTGCTTTTCGTCATCGGCGCGATGATGGTCTACTTCATCGCGATGCCGGTGTTGATCCGCTTCTCGATCGGCCTCACTCATATGTCGGGCGAGGGCGTGCCCGAGATCGAGCTGCTGCCGAAAGTATCGGAATACCTCTCGCTGATCATGACGCTGATCTTCGGCTTCGGCATCGTCTTCCAGCTGCCCGTCATCCTGACGCTGCTGGCGCGCACGGGACTGGTAACGTCGGAAACGTTGGCGAAGGGACGACGCTACGCGATCGTCGCGATCTTCGCCGCCGCAGCGCTTCTCACGCCGCCGGATGCCTTGAGTATGTGCATCATGGCGTTTCCGACAATCGGGCTTTATGAAATCTCAATTCTTGCTGTCCGCTTCGTTGAGAGACAACAGGCGAAAGCCAAGGCGCAGACATAGCAGCCATTCGTTTGTGCACTGACGTAATTGCGCGCGTTCCACAAATGCCGCAGTAACGCATCCCGATCATCAAACATACTTCTGGAAGCGAGCGTCGCATCGGCGAGCGGGGCTCGTTGTGTCTCCAATTGTGTTTAGGAGTTTTTTGATGACCACATTTTTGAAAGTCTTCTTTGCCTCCGTGGCACTGTCCTCTGCCGCCGGCACCTTGGCGAGAGCCTCGTCAAGCGATGCGGGGACAGTCGCGGCCTGCCAGGCACACGATTTGACTCAGTTCGGGATGTGGGACTGCCATTAAAGCCCCGCTGGGATGGCGTCCGCTATCGCGGGCGCCATCCTTGTTCTTCGCAACCCTGGACCGGGGGAAAAGCATCGTATAGGACGGCTTCACGCACACCCGCACGCGAAGAGGCCTCCCGTGTTCGACATCAAATGGATCAGAGACAACGCCGCGACTTTCGATGAAGGTCTGCGCCGGCGCGGGCTCGAGCCTCAGGCGGCGAGCCTGATCGCGCTCGATGAGAAGCGCCGGGCGCTGCTGACGTCACTGCAGGAAGCGCAATCGCAGCGGAATGCGGCCTCCAAAGAAATCGGCAAGGCGAAGGCCGCGAAAGACGAGGCGACCGCCTCGCGACTGATGACCGAAGTCGCCGAGCTCAAGCAAGCGATCGCCAAAGGCGAGGAAGACGAGCGCCAGCTCGACGCGGAAATTCGCGACGCACTTTCAGTCATACCGAATACGCCGCGCGAAGACGTGCCGTTTGGAACGGACGAGAAAGGCAACGTCGAAGTTCGCAAGGTCGGCACACCTGGAACATTTGACTTCGCCCCGAAGCAGCATTTCGAGATCGGCGAAGCGCTGGGCCTGATGGACTTCGAAGCCGCGCAGAAAATTTCGGGCGCCCGTTTTGTCGTCACGAAAGGCGCGATCGCCCGCCTCGAACGCGCCATCGGCAACTTCATGCTCGATCTTCATACGGGCGAGTTCGGCTACACCGAAGTCAACCCGCCGCTGCTCGTGAAAGATCAGGCGGCCTACGGTACCGGCAATCTGCCGAAGTTCGCCGAAGATCTCTTCAAGACGACGAACGACTTCTGGCTCATCCCGACCGCCGAGATCCCGCTGACGAACCTCGTGCGCGAGCAGATCCTCGATGAAGCGCAACTGCCGAAGCGCATGACCGCGTGGACGCAGTGCTTCCGCTCCGAAGCAGGTGCCGCTGGGCGTGACACGCGCGGCATGATCCGCCAGCATCAATTCACGAAGGTCGAACTCGTCTCCGTCGTCACGCCGGACAAGGCGCTCGAAGAGCACGAGCGCATGACGGCGTGCGCCGAAGAAGTTCTGAAGCGCCTCGGCCTGCCATTCCGCACGATGCTTCTGTGCACCGGCGACATGGGCTTCGCCTCGCAGAAAACCTACGATATCGAAGTTTGGCTGCCGGGACAGAACACCTATCGCGAGATTTCGTCCTGCTCGGTGTGCGGCGATTTCCAAGCCCGGCGCATGGACGCGCGCTATCGCCCGAAGGACGGCGGCAAGCCGGTGTACGTCCACACGCTGAACGGTTCGGGCCTCGCTGTCGGCCGCACGCTGATCGCAGTTCTCGAAAACTATCAGCAAGCCGACGGCAGCGTCGTCATCCCCGAAGCCCTTCGCCCCTACATGGGCGGCCTCGCCCAAATTCAGAAAGCCTAATTCTCGCTCGGCTCCTGGTCAGAGAAGCAGCTGGGCGAAATCAACACTTCCCGCCCGGCGGCCGGCTCCGCGTAGCGGAGTCGCCGGGCGGAACGAAAAAGAGAGACCTTCATGAGAATTCTGATCACCAACGACGACGGCATCAATGCGCGGGGGTTGGAAATCCTGAAAGCCATCGCGCTCGGCATCTCGCCGGATGTCTGGACGGTCGCGCCAGAGACGAACCAATCGGGCACGTCGCATTCGATGACGCTGCATACGCCGCTTCGCCTGCGCACGCTCGATGAGCGCACGCACGCGATCGCAGGCACGCCGACGGACTGCGTGATCATGGCTGTGCGCCATGTGCTGAAAGGGCAGCCGCCTGATCTCATTCTGTCGGGCGTCAACCACGGCTCGAACCTCGCCGAGGACATCACCTATTCGGGCACGGTCGCTGCAGCGATGGAAGGCGCGATCTTGGGTGTACCCTCGATCGCGCTGTCGTTGATGATGGGATTTGAAGAAGGCTCCCGCCGCGCGATTTGGGATACGCCGCTCGCGCACGCTCCCTCGCTGATCAAGAAATTGCTGCAAGAGAAATGGGCCCCGAAGTCGCTCATCAACATCAATTTCCCGGATGCCGATCCCGAGGACGTCAAAGGCGTCGCCGTCACGACGCAGGGCGTGAGAGATCAGGCGCTGCTCGATATCGACAGCCGCACCGATCCTTGGGGCACGCCATATTTCTGGTTCGGTTTCGAACGGCGGAAGTCGACGCTTGTCCCGGGGACTGATCTTGCGGCCATCGCGGAAAACAAAATTTCTGTCACGCCACTGAGCATCGATCTGACCAACCACGGCGCGTTGAAATCATTGAGCAGCAGCCTGAGCTGATCCCGGGCCGCCGTTGCTACAACTCATCGAAAGTCGCCGTAAAGACGAAATCCTTCCGCGAATAGAGCGTAATCCTCAGCTATTCCGATAAAACTCCGGCGATGTGCAACGCATCGTCGAAAGTCACGGTCATTCCTAAACGGGCCGCGTTTCTCTGGGGCAGGGCGCGCGGCTCACCGCAAGCAGTGCAACTCGGGGCATCAAATTTAAATCGCACGGGGGACGTTTACTCCCCGTTAACCGGTTAAAGGTTAATGGATGGTGCGAGTAGAGGTGCGTACCATGATGAGTTGTTTTGGCGTAGGCCAGTGCGGGCGCTTGAGCCTCAAGTCCGCCAGCGCCGTTTCTCTAATACTTGCAAGCATTACCCTGGCGGGCTGCAGCGCGGATGTTACGCGCTTCGACAGCACGTCATTCAATTTTAACGATGATCCCGGCACGAGCAGCACACCGGTGCCGCCCGAACCCGTGCGCACCGGTTCACTAAGCGATAACCAAACCCTCGGCGGTTCGTCTCCGCGCGGACCGTATGGCGCTGGCGCTTCGTCCGTCCAGGTTGCGGCACTCCCAGAGGCCACGGGCGATCACGGCGCGTCCTACACGCCGCCTCCGCCGCCGCCAGTCACTTCGCAGCCCTATCGTGCAGCCAAGCCCTTTGCCCGCACAACACGCGAGGCGAGCCAGGCTCGCGACACCGCGCCCGTCCAGCAGGCGGCACCGCTCGCCAGAGGCGAAATGATCGAAGTCCAGCCCGGCGATACGCTCTATGGATTGTCACGCCGCCATCAGGTTTCACTCACCGAATTGACGTCGTTGAACGGACTGAGCAATCCGAACCTGAAGCCCGGGCAGAAGCTCTATTTGCCCGCCGCCAACGGTTCGTCCGATCGCAGCAGCGTCGCCGCGGCGAAGGCCGTCGAGGCCGCTACGCCCTTGCCCGCACCGCTCTCTCCCGCCGCGCCCGACGTCGCCTCGCGCTACAACGCAACCTACACCGTGCGACCCGGCGATTCCCTCTACGGCATCGCTCGGTCGAACAAGGTCAAATTTGCAGAGCTTCAGCAGGTGAACGGCATCAGCGACCCGCGTCGCGTGAAGCCCGGCATGGTACTGAAAGTACCAGGCGAAGGCGCGCGCGAAGCGCCCTCTCGCATGGCCGACAGCACGCCCATGCAGCCGCCATCAGTGCCGTCTGCGCCTTCGTTTGCGTCAGCATCTGCAGCATCTGCACCGCAGGCACCGCCGCCATCCGCAGCGCCATCTGCGACGGCTGAGGTACCGCCGATCACTCCGAGCCCGCCGGCGCGCTATGGCGACGCGACGACGATGCAGCCGACGGTCATCAACAGCGAGAAGCGCGTCGCATCGCTTTCCGACAACAAGGTGACGGATGCGTCTCCTGACGTTCCGCCCGCGCCGCCCGCCGATAAGCCCGCACCAGCCGATAAGCCAGTGCAGCCTGAGGAGAAGGTCGCTGTTTCAGTTCCCTCCGCAGTCGCGGAAGGCGCGAGCAACGCGGCGAACAATTCCGGCAAGCTGCGTTGGCCGACGAGCGGCAAGATCGTTGCAGGCTTTGGCGGCCGCCCCGACGGAACGCACAACGACGGCATCAATCTCCAGGTGCCGCTCGGAACGGAAGTCCACGCCGCGGAGTCGGGCATCGTCGCCTACGCAGGCAGCGAGCTCAAAGGCTATGGCAACCTCGTGCTCATTCGCCACGACAACGGCTGGGTCACCGCCTACGCGCACAACGACGAATTGATCGTGAAACGCGGCGACAAGGTCAAGCGCGGACAGGTGATATCGAAAGCCGGCAAAACCGGCTCGGTGGATCAGCCGCAAGTTCACTTCGAATTGCGTCAAGGCTCGAAGCCGGTCGATCCGATGCCGTATCTCGAGAAGCTCTGACGCTTGCGTCTAGCGCGGGGGAAAACGCGCTGGCACAGAGGGAAGACTGGGGGCCGGATCGATTGATCCGGCTCTCTTTTTGTTTGGCGCTACGTCATCCTCGGCCAAGCGCGCCATTGGCGCGTCGAAGGCCGGGGATCCAGCGCAAGACTCGTCGAAGACGCCAAATGTTTTGTGCCTTCGGCTACTCTAACGCTGGATCCCCGAAAACGCGTCGCTTCGCTCACGTCTTCGAGGATGACGATGGAATCTAAATCTTATCCGTAGACGTTTCGGTCCGCCCCGCGAGATCTTGCACGTATTGCCAGGCGACACGGCCCGACCGAGCCCCGCGCGTCGTCGCCCATTCGAGCGCGTCCCGCTCCAGCTCCTCACCCCCGACCTTGATGCCGAAGTGTTCGACATAGGCGCGAACCATCGCGAGATAATCGTCCTGGCTCGCGTTGTGAAAGCCGAGCCAGAGCCCGAAGCGATCCGAAAGCGAAACTTTTTCTTCCGTTGCTTCGCCCGGGTTGATCGCCGTCGCCCGCTCGTTGTCGATCATGTCGCGCGGCATGAGGTGACGGCGGTTGGATGTCGCGTAAAAGATCACGTTTTTGGGACGGCCCTCGATACCGCCATCGAGCACGGCCTTCAGCGATTTGTAGCTTGTGTCGTCGTGATCGAAGGAAAGATCGTCGCTGAAGACGATGAAGCGGAACGGCGAAGCTTTGAGGATGGCGAGGCACTTCGGCAATGAGCCGATATCCTCGCGATGGATCTCGACGAGCTTCAGTCCGCCGCTGATGCTTAACGCGTCCGCATGCGCCGCTTTCACAAGGCTCGATTTGCCCATGCCGCGCGCGCCCCAAAGCAGGGCGTTATTGGCCGGAAGGCCAGCCGCGAAGCGCCGCGTATTGTCGAGCAGTATGCCCGCAGTCCTGTCGATGCCCTTGAGAAGCTTCAACGGAACGCGGCTAACCTCCGGAACCGGTTCGAAGCTCGCCGTATCGGCTTGCCACACGAATGCGTCGGCGGTGGTGAAATCGGCGCTCCGGAGCGGGGGAGGGCTCAAACGCTCCAGAGCGTCTGCGATCCGCTCCAGCAGCGGGCGATAGGCATCTGCGTCTGTCATTAATGATTTTCCAGGAGGACAAAAGCCCGGCGCGCTATAAGCCGGGAAAAGCGTGTTTAATCGCTGCCTAAGCCACTGCCAACGGTCTTTCACAACCCTATGCGAGGTTGCAAAAGGGCCTCGGACCACTATAGTCCGCCCGAATTTGAGGGGCTCCTCCCTCCGGCCCATTGGGATCCGGGGCGGTAGTGCTTATTTCAATCGCATCCAGAGGACTATCCTTTCCAATGTTTACGACTTCCGCATTCGCGCAGACTGCCGCAGCCAGCCCCATGGATCCCCTGGGCGGCCTTCTGATTCCGATGCTGGCGATGCTGGCGATCTTCTACTTCCTGCTGATCCGTCCGCAATCGCAGCGCGCGAAGCAGCTCCGCGAGCGTTTGAACGCCGTCCGGCGCGGCGACACAGTCGTGACCGCTGGAGGTATGCTCGGCAAGGTTACGAAGGCCTCTGACACGAGCGACGAAATCGAGGTCGAGCTCGCCGACAATCTGAAGGTCCGCATCGTGAAGGGCACCCTTCTGGAAGTGCGCACCAAGGGCGAACCTGTCAAAGACGCAACGTGATTGACCGTCGCCCGCGTGCGAGAACGTAGCTGCGCCAGGTGCGCAAGT
Protein-coding sequences here:
- the serS gene encoding serine--tRNA ligase, which gives rise to MFDIKWIRDNAATFDEGLRRRGLEPQAASLIALDEKRRALLTSLQEAQSQRNAASKEIGKAKAAKDEATASRLMTEVAELKQAIAKGEEDERQLDAEIRDALSVIPNTPREDVPFGTDEKGNVEVRKVGTPGTFDFAPKQHFEIGEALGLMDFEAAQKISGARFVVTKGAIARLERAIGNFMLDLHTGEFGYTEVNPPLLVKDQAAYGTGNLPKFAEDLFKTTNDFWLIPTAEIPLTNLVREQILDEAQLPKRMTAWTQCFRSEAGAAGRDTRGMIRQHQFTKVELVSVVTPDKALEEHERMTACAEEVLKRLGLPFRTMLLCTGDMGFASQKTYDIEVWLPGQNTYREISSCSVCGDFQARRMDARYRPKDGGKPVYVHTLNGSGLAVGRTLIAVLENYQQADGSVVIPEALRPYMGGLAQIQKA
- the tatC gene encoding twin-arginine translocase subunit TatC, which encodes MQERLPPSATGPGIEPLREGQEDIDASKAPLLDHLIELRQRLIYALGAFVVMFFLCFAVAGHIYNVLVWPYMWASGNDHVKLIATHFLEQIMTQVKLAMFGAAFLSFPVAATQIYKFVAPGLYKNERRAFLPYLIATPVLFVIGAMMVYFIAMPVLIRFSIGLTHMSGEGVPEIELLPKVSEYLSLIMTLIFGFGIVFQLPVILTLLARTGLVTSETLAKGRRYAIVAIFAAAALLTPPDALSMCIMAFPTIGLYEISILAVRFVERQQAKAKAQT
- the surE gene encoding 5'/3'-nucleotidase SurE, which codes for MRILITNDDGINARGLEILKAIALGISPDVWTVAPETNQSGTSHSMTLHTPLRLRTLDERTHAIAGTPTDCVIMAVRHVLKGQPPDLILSGVNHGSNLAEDITYSGTVAAAMEGAILGVPSIALSLMMGFEEGSRRAIWDTPLAHAPSLIKKLLQEKWAPKSLININFPDADPEDVKGVAVTTQGVRDQALLDIDSRTDPWGTPYFWFGFERRKSTLVPGTDLAAIAENKISVTPLSIDLTNHGALKSLSSSLS
- a CDS encoding LysM peptidoglycan-binding domain-containing M23 family metallopeptidase, whose amino-acid sequence is MMSCFGVGQCGRLSLKSASAVSLILASITLAGCSADVTRFDSTSFNFNDDPGTSSTPVPPEPVRTGSLSDNQTLGGSSPRGPYGAGASSVQVAALPEATGDHGASYTPPPPPPVTSQPYRAAKPFARTTREASQARDTAPVQQAAPLARGEMIEVQPGDTLYGLSRRHQVSLTELTSLNGLSNPNLKPGQKLYLPAANGSSDRSSVAAAKAVEAATPLPAPLSPAAPDVASRYNATYTVRPGDSLYGIARSNKVKFAELQQVNGISDPRRVKPGMVLKVPGEGAREAPSRMADSTPMQPPSVPSAPSFASASAASAPQAPPPSAAPSATAEVPPITPSPPARYGDATTMQPTVINSEKRVASLSDNKVTDASPDVPPAPPADKPAPADKPVQPEEKVAVSVPSAVAEGASNAANNSGKLRWPTSGKIVAGFGGRPDGTHNDGINLQVPLGTEVHAAESGIVAYAGSELKGYGNLVLIRHDNGWVTAYAHNDELIVKRGDKVKRGQVISKAGKTGSVDQPQVHFELRQGSKPVDPMPYLEKL
- the yajC gene encoding preprotein translocase subunit YajC produces the protein MFTTSAFAQTAAASPMDPLGGLLIPMLAMLAIFYFLLIRPQSQRAKQLRERLNAVRRGDTVVTAGGMLGKVTKASDTSDEIEVELADNLKVRIVKGTLLEVRTKGEPVKDAT
- a CDS encoding ATP-binding protein, which produces MTDADAYRPLLERIADALERLSPPPLRSADFTTADAFVWQADTASFEPVPEVSRVPLKLLKGIDRTAGILLDNTRRFAAGLPANNALLWGARGMGKSSLVKAAHADALSISGGLKLVEIHREDIGSLPKCLAILKASPFRFIVFSDDLSFDHDDTSYKSLKAVLDGGIEGRPKNVIFYATSNRRHLMPRDMIDNERATAINPGEATEEKVSLSDRFGLWLGFHNASQDDYLAMVRAYVEHFGIKVGGEELERDALEWATTRGARSGRVAWQYVQDLAGRTETSTDKI